One region of Lujinxingia vulgaris genomic DNA includes:
- a CDS encoding response regulator, with the protein MARVLIVEDSPLIVQMLTMVCQGAGHDVVACERFGEVGEVAGQGFDVVITDLNLPEVPGDDTVRALREIGGLASLPVIIVSGRPRAELEQIAAERGAQGALSKDDGMPVIAAELPPMIASLIG; encoded by the coding sequence ATGGCGCGGGTATTGATCGTTGAAGACAGTCCGTTGATCGTGCAGATGCTCACGATGGTGTGCCAGGGGGCGGGCCATGATGTGGTGGCGTGTGAGCGTTTTGGGGAGGTCGGTGAGGTCGCCGGGCAGGGCTTTGATGTGGTGATCACGGACCTGAACCTGCCGGAAGTTCCGGGGGATGACACCGTGCGCGCGTTGCGGGAGATCGGGGGGCTTGCGAGCTTGCCGGTGATCATTGTGTCGGGGCGTCCGCGCGCCGAGCTTGAGCAGATCGCCGCGGAGCGCGGGGCGCAGGGGGCGTTGTCCAAAGATGACGGCATGCCGGTGATCGCGGCGGAGCTTCCGCCGATGATCGCCAGCCTGATCGGCTGA
- a CDS encoding tetratricopeptide repeat protein codes for MNPAPTLDHTARRAILQLAYWHLERGHLHKSEALTRGLLSLDATDGPAWYYLGESLRRRGRLSDAVQALTQATRHGDRRPQTWLALAEVQVLCAEPDAARHAITELCRLVPRDDPRAKRARALLRCCPAPFVAS; via the coding sequence ATGAACCCCGCACCCACCCTCGATCACACCGCGCGCCGCGCCATCCTGCAGCTCGCCTACTGGCATCTGGAGCGCGGCCACCTCCACAAAAGCGAAGCCCTCACCCGCGGGCTGCTCAGCCTCGACGCCACCGATGGTCCGGCCTGGTACTACCTGGGCGAATCATTGCGTCGACGAGGGCGCTTAAGCGACGCAGTCCAGGCGCTGACCCAGGCCACTCGCCATGGCGACCGCCGTCCTCAGACCTGGCTCGCGCTGGCCGAAGTTCAGGTCCTCTGCGCCGAGCCGGACGCCGCGCGCCACGCCATCACCGAGCTCTGCCGGCTCGTGCCACGCGACGATCCGCGCGCGAAGCGCGCGCGCGCTCTGCTGCGATGCTGCCCCGCCCCTTTTGTCGCGTCCTGA
- a CDS encoding EscU/YscU/HrcU family type III secretion system export apparatus switch protein produces MSEKTEEPTPKKLRDARKDGKVAKSQEFTGVAVMLIALATLTLTLPLIALELAGLSARAIELATRHDLDVTHIGPLLWEALQSMARALAPVLGAAFVAAALATYLQVGAMLVIKPLIPDPQRLDPIQGAKKLVSKDRVVELIKNLLKLSLMGFVGYGILGDWLPPVSRAPGGSLLGALSALSKATFELTTHLVAGLVVFGICDLLLQRYNFTKGLRMAKHEIKREHKESEGDGQLKGKRKQLHRELTAGNGLARVRDADAVVVNPTHVAVAISYDQNAMRAPTIVACGRGVTAQVIKRAAYRHNIPVVQNVSLARALVELGEDTEIPEAFFEPVAEILRHVYSLRDAESHSHPGHP; encoded by the coding sequence GTGAGCGAAAAAACCGAAGAACCCACACCCAAAAAACTTCGCGACGCCCGAAAAGACGGAAAAGTCGCCAAATCTCAGGAGTTTACGGGCGTCGCCGTGATGCTCATCGCCCTGGCCACCCTCACCCTCACCCTGCCGCTCATCGCCCTGGAGTTGGCCGGCTTAAGCGCCCGCGCCATCGAGCTGGCCACTCGCCACGACCTCGACGTCACGCATATCGGCCCCCTGCTTTGGGAGGCTCTGCAGAGCATGGCCCGCGCGCTGGCCCCCGTACTCGGCGCGGCCTTTGTCGCCGCCGCACTCGCCACCTACCTGCAAGTTGGCGCGATGCTCGTCATCAAGCCCCTGATCCCCGATCCGCAGCGCCTCGACCCCATCCAGGGCGCCAAAAAACTCGTCTCCAAAGATCGCGTCGTCGAGCTGATCAAAAACCTCCTCAAACTCAGTCTGATGGGCTTTGTGGGCTACGGCATCCTGGGCGACTGGTTGCCACCGGTCTCCCGCGCCCCGGGCGGATCGCTGCTCGGCGCGCTGAGCGCCCTCTCAAAAGCCACCTTCGAGCTCACCACCCACCTGGTCGCCGGCCTGGTCGTCTTTGGCATCTGCGATCTTCTCCTGCAGCGCTACAACTTCACCAAAGGACTGCGCATGGCCAAACACGAGATCAAACGCGAGCACAAAGAGAGCGAAGGCGACGGCCAGCTCAAGGGCAAACGCAAACAACTTCACCGCGAGCTCACCGCCGGCAACGGCCTGGCGCGCGTGCGCGACGCCGACGCCGTCGTCGTCAACCCCACCCACGTCGCCGTGGCCATCAGCTACGACCAGAACGCGATGCGCGCGCCCACCATCGTCGCCTGCGGCCGCGGCGTGACCGCCCAGGTCATCAAACGCGCGGCCTACCGCCACAACATCCCCGTAGTCCAGAACGTCTCGCTGGCTCGCGCGCTGGTCGAGCTCGGCGAAGACACCGAGATCCCCGAAGCCTTCTTTGAGCCGGTGGCCGAGATTTTGCGCCACGTCTACAGCCTGCGCGACGCCGAGTCGCATTCACACCCGGGACACCCATGA
- a CDS encoding flagellar biosynthetic protein FliR: MSELSGFLQNTALQTMAFEAVALAALIAARLIPIVQMVPYFGGKATPQTVKLALTITLGALIFPTVWMQGAGAELPESSALLTVLLLKEVLVGFTLAFVASLSFEAIKVAGQLIDNNAGLTQATSLVPQLPERVSPSTNFLLQLSIVTFFTLGGHRVFLWGLAKSFERLPPQALLPAPVGEGAAMFAETADLILRLSVEAIALGVLMAFPVIAAILLVNVFLALVNKSAPQINVFFLGMPLKAAIAVAVMLLGLDVLLDLFMDRALDDIALLHALPTMMGGDP, translated from the coding sequence ATGAGCGAGCTCTCCGGCTTTTTACAAAACACCGCCCTGCAGACGATGGCCTTTGAGGCCGTGGCCCTGGCCGCGCTCATCGCCGCGCGCCTGATCCCCATCGTACAGATGGTGCCCTACTTCGGCGGCAAGGCCACCCCGCAGACGGTCAAGCTCGCGCTGACCATCACGCTGGGCGCGCTCATCTTCCCCACCGTCTGGATGCAGGGTGCCGGCGCCGAGCTTCCCGAGAGCAGCGCGCTGCTCACCGTGCTGCTGCTCAAAGAAGTGCTCGTGGGCTTCACCCTGGCCTTCGTCGCCTCATTGAGCTTTGAGGCCATCAAAGTTGCCGGCCAGCTCATCGACAACAACGCCGGGCTCACCCAGGCCACAAGCCTCGTCCCCCAGCTCCCCGAGCGCGTCTCCCCCAGCACGAACTTCTTGCTGCAGCTGAGCATCGTCACCTTCTTCACCCTGGGCGGCCACCGCGTCTTTTTATGGGGCCTGGCCAAAAGTTTTGAGCGCCTCCCCCCGCAGGCCCTGCTCCCGGCACCGGTGGGCGAAGGCGCTGCGATGTTTGCCGAGACCGCCGACCTCATCCTGCGCCTGAGCGTAGAGGCCATCGCGCTCGGCGTGCTCATGGCCTTCCCGGTCATCGCTGCGATCTTGCTCGTTAACGTCTTTTTGGCGCTGGTCAACAAGTCCGCTCCCCAGATCAACGTCTTCTTCCTGGGCATGCCCCTGAAAGCCGCCATCGCCGTAGCCGTCATGCTGCTCGGCCTCGACGTGCTCCTCGATCTCTTTATGGATCGCGCCCTCGACGACATCGCGCTCCTTCACGCCCTCCCCACCATGATGGGAGGCGACCCGTGA
- the fliQ gene encoding flagellar biosynthesis protein FliQ: MEDYILQVAREGLWLVLLTSAPPLIASMGVGLAVSVVQATTQIQEQTLTFVPKLVAVFASLAIAGPWIGSQLVRFTHALFEGFPNYF, translated from the coding sequence GTGGAAGATTACATCCTCCAGGTGGCCCGCGAGGGCCTGTGGCTTGTGCTCTTAACCTCCGCCCCACCGCTTATCGCCAGCATGGGCGTGGGTCTGGCGGTGAGCGTGGTCCAGGCCACCACCCAGATCCAGGAGCAAACCCTGACCTTTGTGCCCAAGCTCGTCGCCGTCTTCGCAAGCCTGGCCATCGCCGGCCCCTGGATCGGAAGTCAGCTCGTGCGCTTTACCCACGCGCTCTTCGAGGGTTTTCCCAACTACTTCTAA
- the sctR gene encoding type III secretion system export apparatus subunit SctR, whose protein sequence is MSLRFIAPFIAALSLLAPTLASAEPLAQPLAPGGGSPLALTALLAGMALLPFALILVTSFVKVAVVLSILRTAIGAQQVPPNTVITGLAILLSIYIMAPVGHDIFTELRPHIDAYEAGELQVNFSSIEEASQAGAAPLRAFLMRHADPEDRLLLHELAIELRPPEQHKNVAAEDLLVVVPAFVITELKEAFTIGFILFVPFIIVDLVVANILLSLGMHMLSPTTVSLPFKLLLFVLVDGWYLVVKGLILGYV, encoded by the coding sequence GTGTCTCTTCGTTTCATCGCCCCTTTCATCGCTGCGCTCTCCCTTCTGGCGCCCACCCTGGCCAGCGCCGAGCCCCTGGCCCAACCTCTGGCGCCCGGTGGCGGCAGCCCCCTTGCGCTCACGGCGCTCCTGGCAGGCATGGCGCTCTTGCCCTTTGCGCTCATCCTGGTCACGAGCTTTGTGAAGGTCGCCGTGGTGCTCTCGATCCTGCGCACCGCCATCGGCGCCCAGCAGGTCCCGCCCAACACGGTCATCACCGGCCTGGCGATCCTTCTGAGCATCTACATCATGGCGCCGGTCGGCCACGACATCTTCACCGAGCTCCGCCCCCACATCGACGCCTATGAGGCTGGCGAGCTGCAGGTGAATTTTAGCAGCATCGAGGAGGCGTCGCAGGCAGGCGCCGCCCCGCTACGTGCCTTCTTGATGCGCCACGCCGACCCCGAAGATCGCCTCCTGCTGCACGAGCTCGCCATCGAGCTTCGCCCCCCCGAGCAGCACAAAAACGTCGCCGCCGAAGATCTGCTGGTGGTCGTGCCCGCCTTTGTCATCACCGAGCTCAAAGAGGCCTTCACCATCGGCTTCATCCTCTTTGTGCCCTTCATCATCGTCGACCTCGTGGTGGCCAACATCCTGCTCAGCTTAGGCATGCACATGCTCAGCCCCACCACGGTGAGCCTGCCCTTTAAGCTCTTGCTCTTCGTGCTCGTCGACGGCTGGTACCTGGTCGTTAAGGGCCTGATCCTCGGCTACGTCTGA
- a CDS encoding flagellar biosynthetic protein FliO: MAYGWLILRTLIVLAAVLALAYAALRLLARHLGRRQPTEPGRIEVLERQLIEPRRSLLVVRTADEYWLLASTEQGLNPVGKLDPAPWRAAATSSPEVEIPADAHLAPDAIAADTSLNSFDAEALIPAPQAEINPIESPSNALPGR, translated from the coding sequence ATGGCGTATGGATGGTTGATCCTTCGCACGCTTATCGTGCTCGCTGCCGTGCTCGCGCTGGCCTACGCCGCGCTGCGCCTGCTCGCAAGACACCTGGGCCGCCGCCAACCCACCGAGCCCGGCCGCATCGAGGTCCTGGAGCGCCAGCTCATCGAGCCTCGCCGCTCCCTGCTCGTCGTGCGCACCGCCGATGAGTACTGGCTGCTGGCCAGCACCGAGCAGGGCCTCAACCCGGTCGGAAAACTCGACCCCGCTCCCTGGCGCGCCGCCGCGACCTCATCTCCCGAGGTGGAGATCCCGGCCGACGCCCACCTCGCGCCCGACGCGATCGCCGCCGACACCAGCCTCAATAGCTTTGATGCCGAGGCCCTGATCCCCGCACCACAGGCTGAGATCAACCCGATCGAGTCCCCGAGCAACGCCCTCCCCGGGCGCTGA
- a CDS encoding TIGR04283 family arsenosugar biosynthesis glycosyltransferase: MNETYELSVVIPTLEEEGRIGRLLEGLRAQRGVRLEVVVADGGSGDGTPEVARKAGARVVEVGRAGRGVQMNAGAKESEGKWLLFLHADSVPGDPDLVRDALERMRWEEQRGVSERVVGHFSLRFEGKGREERGRFYRLLERKSALNRALTTHGDQGMLMRRETFEAVGGFEEGLGFLEDQRFVAALERMGGRRVTLGGYVRTSTRRFEVEGVRARYATMTLIMMAEAVGLEAFLADEEGVYAPQHRAGRLRFLRLAKTFGEALLAGDRETIRGRIEGLKTLGWHNLWQVPFGIDVWLWPAPHGPTPLTDAWTRCVAGEGSVCREGGAGVECASKSRSPAPLKARRRAATVGYGRCSSETAERKAPTM, from the coding sequence GTGAACGAGACGTATGAGCTGAGCGTGGTCATCCCCACCCTGGAGGAAGAGGGGCGTATCGGGCGACTTCTGGAGGGGTTGCGGGCGCAGCGCGGGGTGCGGCTGGAGGTGGTGGTGGCCGACGGGGGCTCGGGTGACGGGACGCCGGAGGTTGCGCGTAAGGCAGGGGCCCGGGTTGTGGAGGTGGGTCGGGCGGGGCGAGGGGTGCAGATGAACGCGGGGGCAAAGGAGAGTGAGGGGAAGTGGTTGTTGTTTTTGCATGCGGACAGCGTCCCGGGGGATCCGGATCTTGTGAGGGACGCCCTGGAGCGGATGAGGTGGGAGGAGCAAAGAGGTGTATCGGAGCGTGTGGTGGGGCATTTTTCGCTCAGGTTTGAGGGGAAGGGGAGGGAGGAGCGGGGGAGGTTTTATCGGCTGCTGGAGCGTAAGTCGGCGTTGAATCGGGCGCTCACCACCCACGGGGATCAGGGGATGTTGATGCGCCGGGAGACCTTTGAGGCGGTGGGGGGATTTGAGGAGGGGCTGGGGTTTTTGGAAGATCAGCGTTTTGTTGCGGCGCTGGAGAGGATGGGGGGTCGGCGAGTGACGCTGGGGGGCTATGTGCGGACATCGACGCGGCGTTTTGAGGTGGAGGGCGTGAGGGCGCGTTACGCGACGATGACCCTGATCATGATGGCGGAGGCGGTGGGGCTGGAGGCCTTTCTGGCCGACGAGGAAGGGGTGTATGCGCCGCAGCATCGGGCCGGGCGTTTGCGGTTTTTGAGGCTCGCTAAAACCTTCGGGGAGGCGTTGTTGGCGGGCGATCGCGAGACGATCCGGGGAAGAATCGAGGGGTTGAAGACGTTGGGTTGGCACAACCTCTGGCAGGTCCCTTTTGGGATCGATGTGTGGTTGTGGCCGGCGCCGCATGGTCCGACGCCGCTGACCGACGCCTGGACGCGCTGCGTGGCTGGCGAGGGCAGTGTTTGTCGGGAGGGTGGTGCTGGCGTAGAGTGCGCGTCGAAGTCACGCAGCCCCGCGCCTTTGAAGGCTCGTCGCCGTGCGGCGACGGTTGGTTATGGACGGTGTTCCTCCGAGACCGCTGAGAGGAAAGCGCCGACGATGTGA